The Candidatus Bathyanammoxibius amoris genome includes a window with the following:
- a CDS encoding type III pantothenate kinase produces MLVAVDIGNTHVHLGLFDLENGRLVNHFTSSVTDTPLKGLSVDPSILQNASGCILASVNPEAEDAFCNWLKTSMWKRAPLRVPADVPLNIPVLTKKPEKTGVDRLLNAMAAFKRTGTSTIVVDAGTAITIDAISKKGEFLGGVITPGLAPLTEALHTQTALLPRVSVVQRPRQTLGKDTDEAVNSGIYWGMVGAIEKIVKNLLEELGDDPVVLATGGDAKLLATEIPTITGVVPHLTLEGLLVAYTQHLSSKEI; encoded by the coding sequence ATGCTAGTCGCCGTAGACATTGGCAATACACACGTCCATCTGGGCCTGTTTGACCTCGAGAACGGGCGCCTGGTCAATCACTTCACCTCGAGCGTCACCGACACTCCCCTGAAGGGTCTCTCTGTAGACCCCTCAATCCTGCAGAATGCCTCCGGCTGCATATTAGCCTCAGTTAATCCTGAGGCGGAAGACGCCTTTTGCAACTGGTTAAAGACCTCCATGTGGAAGAGAGCGCCTCTCAGGGTCCCTGCAGACGTCCCCCTAAACATACCAGTTCTGACAAAGAAACCAGAAAAAACAGGGGTGGACAGGCTGCTTAATGCCATGGCCGCCTTCAAAAGGACCGGCACCTCAACCATCGTGGTGGACGCAGGAACCGCCATAACCATAGACGCCATATCAAAAAAAGGTGAATTTCTGGGCGGGGTAATAACACCGGGGCTCGCACCCCTCACGGAAGCCTTGCATACACAGACCGCCCTCCTGCCCCGGGTATCTGTGGTACAGAGACCACGGCAGACCCTGGGTAAAGACACGGACGAGGCGGTTAATTCCGGCATTTACTGGGGTATGGTAGGAGCGATAGAGAAAATTGTGAAAAACCTGCTGGAGGAACTGGGCGATGATCCTGTCGTCCTGGCAACCGGTGGAGACGCAAAACTCCTTGCAACTGAAATACCAACAATAACCGGGGTCGTTCCTCACCTTACACTGGAGGGGCTTCTGGTTGCCTACACTCAACATCTCAGCAGCAAAGAAATCTGA
- the rplU gene encoding 50S ribosomal protein L21 — translation MYAIIKDRGRQYKVTLGETILIDSAEGLKKDSKIEFNEVVAIGGDDNGKIGTPLVKGAKVVGEVQGPKKGDKIDVFKFKRRKDYRRKAGHRQRFTQVKIKEIIV, via the coding sequence GTGTATGCAATAATAAAGGATAGAGGCAGACAGTATAAGGTAACGCTGGGAGAAACCATCCTCATTGATTCGGCGGAAGGGCTGAAAAAGGACAGCAAGATAGAGTTTAACGAAGTAGTGGCCATCGGTGGGGACGACAATGGCAAGATCGGGACACCACTTGTCAAGGGAGCGAAGGTGGTGGGCGAGGTTCAAGGCCCAAAGAAAGGAGACAAGATAGACGTCTTCAAATTCAAACGAAGAAAAGATTACAGGAGAAAGGCGGGCCACAGACAGCGCTTTACACAGGTGAAAATAAAAGAAATTATCGTATAA
- the cobT gene encoding nicotinate-nucleotide--dimethylbenzimidazole phosphoribosyltransferase has product MELLTKTTRGIEELSLDPQGEIRSRIDGWAIPRGSLGRLEELALLYASIRRTREITDKVVFTMAGDHGVVAEGVSAFPQEVTRQMVENLLCGGAAVNVLARHSGARVTVVDCGVVGELPSKPGFLKIKKIRHGTGNIATGPAMSPEEAVRSVELGIETLEEELPNGADLVAVGDMGIGNTTPSSAILAALSGADLKEATGQGTGLNGPALAHKLKIVATALEVNKPDPKDPLDVLAKVGGCEIGAIAGICLGAARHRRPVIIDGFISSAGALLAAHIEPRVKGYLIASHLSRERGHRLILEKLGKRPILDLEMCLGEGTGAVLAMGLVEASVKLLTQMATFNEAGVSNAITEQVQPNYPPRE; this is encoded by the coding sequence ATGGAACTCTTAACGAAGACCACCCGCGGTATCGAAGAACTAAGTTTAGACCCGCAGGGAGAAATACGCTCAAGGATAGATGGATGGGCCATCCCGCGAGGCAGTCTTGGCCGGCTTGAGGAACTCGCCCTGCTGTACGCCTCGATAAGAAGAACCAGAGAAATCACCGACAAGGTGGTGTTTACCATGGCAGGTGACCACGGCGTGGTTGCCGAGGGGGTGAGCGCCTTTCCCCAGGAAGTCACCAGACAAATGGTAGAGAACCTCCTTTGCGGCGGTGCCGCCGTGAACGTCCTGGCAAGACACTCAGGCGCCAGGGTAACGGTTGTAGACTGCGGTGTGGTGGGGGAGCTTCCATCGAAACCGGGGTTCTTAAAGATAAAAAAGATACGCCACGGCACGGGGAACATCGCGACAGGGCCGGCAATGTCCCCCGAAGAGGCGGTAAGGTCCGTAGAGCTGGGCATAGAGACACTGGAAGAGGAGCTTCCGAACGGTGCTGACCTGGTCGCAGTGGGCGATATGGGCATAGGAAACACCACGCCCAGCAGCGCAATACTCGCGGCCTTGAGCGGCGCAGACTTAAAAGAGGCTACGGGACAGGGAACGGGGCTTAACGGCCCGGCCCTTGCCCATAAACTCAAGATAGTCGCAACCGCCCTGGAAGTAAATAAGCCCGACCCGAAGGACCCCTTAGACGTCCTCGCAAAGGTCGGGGGATGTGAAATCGGCGCCATCGCGGGGATATGTCTCGGCGCGGCAAGGCACAGGCGCCCTGTAATCATAGACGGTTTCATATCCTCGGCAGGCGCCCTGCTGGCGGCCCACATAGAGCCCCGTGTGAAGGGTTATTTGATAGCGTCCCATCTCTCCAGGGAACGGGGCCACCGTCTAATACTGGAGAAACTCGGCAAGAGGCCCATACTCGACCTAGAGATGTGCCTGGGAGAAGGCACCGGGGCAGTGCTGGCGATGGGACTTGTAGAGGCCTCCGTAAAACTGCTGACACAAATGGCCACATTTAACGAGGCAGGGGTCAGCAATGCCATAACCGAACAGGTTCAACCCAACTACCCACCCCGTGAGTAA
- a CDS encoding TIGR03936 family radical SAM-associated protein, giving the protein MAGFYKLQEQNIVGRTQHIRVRLRFQKTGVLKFISHHDLMRLFERAIRRADIPIGMSQGFNPRPKMSFPSALALGIEAVDEILELELSRWIAPERLQEQLQAQLAPGIRIISAEPITPGSPSRVDALVYQIKWDLPEELTRKKINQLLAEKKIQILRKRKGGKRLFDLRPSIVSITLENSTLLLKLRPTGDGTARPDEVLKALGLEMDTGRTPRIIRSAVHLSPSNGAN; this is encoded by the coding sequence ATGGCAGGTTTCTATAAGTTGCAAGAACAAAATATTGTAGGAAGGACCCAGCACATAAGGGTTAGACTCAGATTCCAGAAGACCGGGGTCTTAAAGTTCATCTCCCATCACGACCTGATGAGGCTGTTTGAAAGGGCCATCAGGAGGGCCGACATCCCCATCGGCATGAGTCAGGGATTTAACCCGCGGCCAAAGATGTCTTTCCCCTCGGCCCTGGCCCTGGGAATAGAGGCTGTTGATGAGATTCTAGAGCTCGAACTTTCCCGGTGGATTGCCCCGGAGAGATTGCAGGAGCAGCTTCAGGCACAACTTGCGCCTGGTATCAGAATAATCTCGGCCGAGCCAATCACCCCGGGAAGCCCTTCACGAGTAGACGCACTGGTCTATCAAATCAAGTGGGACCTTCCTGAAGAACTTACACGGAAAAAAATTAATCAGTTACTTGCTGAAAAAAAGATTCAAATTCTTAGGAAAAGGAAAGGTGGAAAAAGGCTTTTTGATCTTCGCCCCTCAATAGTATCCATCACTCTGGAGAACAGTACCCTCCTGCTGAAACTAAGACCTACCGGGGATGGCACGGCACGTCCTGATGAGGTCCTTAAGGCCCTCGGACTGGAAATGGATACAGGCCGTACACCGAGGATAATAAGAAGCGCAGTCCATCTCTCTCCATCCAATGGAGCAAACTAA
- a CDS encoding Rne/Rng family ribonuclease: protein MRKRMLINAVEPEESRIAILENNTLEELYIERVSKGQAVGNIYMGRVSNVEPSLEAAFVDIGLKRNGFLHVSEVLDTACEKKEEKTEKPRNRREQKRILSLLKPGQELLVQVIREGVGEKGPSLTTYISLPGRYLVLMPYTSRHGVSRKILDEEERARLKQVAKELKPPPNIGIIVRTAGTGHTKRDLSKDLNYLLRLWKAVEERTTNSLVPSLIYQESDLVIRTIRDIFSPDITEIIVDSHDTYGKTRDFLKQIMPKHEKIVKMHRARVPIFHKHRIEEEIERINNKKIPMKQGGSLVIEQTEALVAIDVNSGRFKKGADPEETAFKTNMEATGEIARQIRLRDLGGVIIIDFIDMQQEGHRRSVERAFADALKKDRARTKMLKTSRFGIIELTRQRIKHSLRDVLHDPCPECRGTGLTKTVESLSLKIMRNIRSVLDNEGIKSIEVVTNTPVVQFLQNQKRKQISELEDHYNKTITIRGVAEDGWRMGDIRMKYYGSDGNPTTL from the coding sequence ATGAGAAAAAGGATGCTGATAAACGCGGTAGAACCCGAAGAAAGCCGCATAGCCATCTTGGAAAACAATACGCTCGAAGAACTCTATATCGAACGTGTGTCCAAGGGACAGGCCGTGGGAAACATCTACATGGGCAGGGTGTCAAACGTAGAGCCCAGCCTGGAGGCTGCCTTTGTAGACATAGGGCTAAAAAGAAACGGTTTCCTTCATGTAAGCGAGGTACTGGACACCGCTTGCGAGAAGAAGGAAGAAAAGACGGAGAAGCCCCGCAACAGGAGGGAACAGAAGCGAATACTGTCCCTGCTCAAGCCGGGACAGGAACTTCTGGTACAAGTAATCAGGGAAGGTGTCGGAGAAAAGGGGCCAAGCCTCACCACCTATATAAGCCTGCCGGGCCGCTACCTGGTCCTCATGCCCTACACCTCCAGACATGGCGTATCGAGAAAGATTCTAGATGAGGAGGAACGCGCACGGCTTAAACAGGTCGCAAAAGAGCTGAAGCCCCCCCCCAATATAGGCATAATCGTTCGTACTGCTGGAACGGGTCACACCAAGAGAGATCTCTCCAAAGACCTTAATTATCTGCTTCGTCTGTGGAAAGCGGTAGAGGAACGAACTACAAACAGTCTTGTCCCGTCACTTATCTACCAGGAAAGCGACCTGGTTATCAGGACCATAAGAGACATCTTCTCGCCTGACATAACAGAAATAATTGTCGATAGTCACGACACTTATGGGAAGACCAGAGATTTTTTGAAACAGATCATGCCAAAACACGAAAAGATCGTGAAAATGCACAGGGCCAGGGTGCCCATATTCCACAAACATCGCATCGAAGAAGAAATAGAAAGGATCAACAACAAAAAGATACCCATGAAGCAAGGAGGGTCCCTCGTCATAGAGCAGACAGAAGCCCTGGTAGCAATAGACGTAAACAGCGGACGGTTCAAAAAGGGAGCCGACCCGGAAGAGACCGCCTTTAAAACCAACATGGAGGCCACGGGCGAGATCGCACGACAAATTCGTTTGCGCGACCTGGGAGGAGTCATTATAATAGATTTTATTGATATGCAGCAGGAGGGCCACAGGCGTTCGGTGGAAAGGGCCTTTGCCGACGCCCTGAAGAAGGACAGGGCGCGCACAAAAATGCTTAAGACGTCAAGGTTTGGCATCATAGAACTCACAAGGCAACGGATTAAGCACAGCCTGAGAGACGTACTGCACGACCCGTGCCCGGAGTGCAGGGGAACGGGGCTCACAAAAACCGTAGAAAGCCTCAGCCTCAAAATAATGAGAAACATAAGGTCCGTCCTTGACAACGAAGGAATTAAGAGCATCGAGGTGGTGACAAACACCCCGGTAGTACAGTTCCTGCAGAACCAGAAGAGAAAACAGATATCCGAACTTGAAGACCACTATAACAAGACGATAACAATCAGAGGTGTTGCCGAAGACGGATGGAGGATGGGCGACATACGAATGAAATACTATGGTTCTGACGGCAACCCTACGACCTTGTGA
- the scpB gene encoding SMC-Scp complex subunit ScpB, with product MAIESLHPQEDKTHETTHTMKEENLAEGENKEMGPVIEALLFATNQPLTANKLTEIIGDGKGKIVETIEQLRKDYDDTGRAFQIEEIAGGYLLLSRQQYHPWIARLEKKTQESKLSPAAMETLSIIAYKQPILRSTIEAIRGVESSQMLRSLMDKGLAKVVGKDETLGRPLLYGTTKRFLEYFGLRSLRDLPRTLELSS from the coding sequence ATGGCAATCGAAAGCCTGCATCCGCAAGAGGACAAAACCCACGAAACCACCCATACCATGAAAGAAGAAAACCTCGCTGAAGGCGAAAATAAGGAGATGGGTCCCGTCATTGAGGCCCTACTTTTCGCAACTAACCAACCGTTGACTGCTAATAAACTTACAGAAATAATCGGCGATGGAAAGGGCAAGATCGTTGAGACCATCGAGCAGTTGCGCAAAGACTACGACGACACGGGCCGGGCCTTCCAGATAGAAGAAATAGCCGGCGGCTACCTCCTGCTTTCAAGACAGCAATACCATCCGTGGATCGCCAGACTTGAGAAAAAGACGCAGGAATCCAAGCTTTCACCCGCGGCCATGGAGACACTATCCATCATCGCCTACAAGCAACCCATTCTCCGTTCTACCATAGAGGCCATCAGGGGTGTAGAATCGAGCCAGATGTTACGAAGCCTCATGGACAAGGGCCTGGCAAAGGTGGTGGGCAAAGACGAAACACTGGGACGCCCCCTCCTCTACGGAACCACCAAAAGATTTCTTGAATACTTCGGTCTCCGTTCCCTACGCGACCTCCCAAGGACTCTGGAACTCTCTTCCTAA
- the rpmA gene encoding 50S ribosomal protein L27, whose translation MAHKKGQGSSRNGRDSNPQYRGVKHYGGELVKAGSIIVRQCGTKFHPGFNVGRGRDDTLFAKITGTVRFESRRRVSIYNS comes from the coding sequence ATGGCACATAAAAAGGGACAGGGTTCCAGCAGAAACGGACGCGACAGCAACCCCCAGTACCGGGGAGTAAAACACTATGGGGGAGAACTTGTCAAGGCAGGCTCCATAATAGTCAGGCAGTGCGGCACCAAGTTCCATCCCGGCTTTAATGTGGGCCGCGGCCGCGATGACACCCTATTCGCCAAAATAACCGGGACCGTGCGTTTTGAATCCCGCAGACGAGTGAGTATTTATAACTCATAA
- a CDS encoding PQQ-binding-like beta-propeller repeat protein, producing the protein MSQTLEPLIKQSRMYAVPYLYLYIGLFIIHVSVCVSPGLCYAQAAASGWPMYRLDARNTAQSQFPGSQTGKLKWSFKTGGPITSSPSIGPDGTVYVGSKDGKLYAVSPGGELKWTFTTGDEVESSPAIAQDGTIYFGSWDNNLYALNPDGTKKWATSLGAGVPSSPTIGEHGNIYIGSWDCRVYSLDANGQIWWTLRTLDHILSTPSVAPDGTIYCCSQDDSLYAMEPDGTGKWRFRTQYIINSSPVVGKDGTIYFTSEDGALYSVMPDGNMKWIFQTDLDIDSSPALGDNGIIYFGSGERMLYAVDIDGKEKWKYDIGATIISSPTLGKDGTVYVGAADSVFYAIAPEGDRIKWSYKTGGSFDFSSAAIAEDGTIYVGSTDGALYAFGD; encoded by the coding sequence ATGTCTCAAACGCTAGAACCCCTTATAAAGCAAAGCCGCATGTATGCTGTTCCGTACCTGTACCTGTATATAGGTCTGTTTATTATTCACGTCAGCGTATGCGTCAGCCCCGGCCTCTGCTATGCGCAGGCCGCCGCATCTGGCTGGCCGATGTACCGGCTCGACGCCAGAAATACCGCTCAGAGCCAGTTCCCGGGCTCCCAAACAGGTAAACTCAAGTGGAGCTTCAAGACCGGCGGCCCCATAACCAGCTCCCCGTCCATCGGGCCTGATGGCACCGTTTACGTAGGCTCCAAGGACGGCAAGCTATACGCCGTCAGCCCTGGCGGCGAACTCAAGTGGACCTTTACCACTGGCGATGAGGTTGAGTCCTCACCCGCGATAGCTCAGGACGGCACCATCTATTTCGGCTCCTGGGACAACAACCTGTACGCGCTGAACCCCGACGGTACCAAAAAGTGGGCGACCTCGCTGGGTGCGGGTGTCCCGTCTTCACCCACGATCGGCGAACATGGCAACATATATATAGGCTCGTGGGATTGCAGGGTATATTCCTTAGACGCAAATGGCCAGATATGGTGGACCCTGCGCACACTGGACCACATCCTGTCAACACCTTCTGTCGCCCCTGACGGCACCATCTACTGCTGTTCCCAGGATGACAGTCTGTATGCCATGGAACCCGACGGCACGGGTAAATGGCGCTTCAGGACGCAGTACATTATAAATTCATCACCTGTCGTTGGCAAGGACGGAACAATCTACTTCACCTCTGAGGACGGGGCCCTTTATTCAGTCATGCCTGACGGTAACATGAAGTGGATATTTCAGACGGACCTGGACATCGACTCCTCCCCGGCGCTGGGTGATAACGGCATAATATACTTCGGTTCAGGGGAGAGGATGCTGTATGCCGTTGATATAGACGGCAAGGAGAAGTGGAAATACGACATAGGCGCCACCATCATCTCATCTCCTACGTTGGGCAAGGACGGTACGGTGTACGTAGGGGCTGCGGACAGTGTCTTCTATGCGATTGCCCCGGAGGGCGACCGCATTAAGTGGAGTTATAAGACGGGGGGGTCGTTTGATTTTTCGTCCGCGGCGATAGCCGAAGACGGTACCATATATGTTGGCTCCACCGACGGCGCGCTGTATGCGTTTGGTGATTGA
- a CDS encoding competence/damage-inducible protein A — protein MKTAEIITTGSELVQGDVVNTNATYLAEELTWLGLIILHHTTVPDELAAISSAVERALERADLVVITGGIGPTRDDVTRNAVATATGRTLIRDETALAQIKETFRCRQADMPSSNIRQAMMPVGSIVITNRIGTAPGFSLRHNNREIICMPGVPIEMKWMFRDWVRPHLRAEIQSTIARLHRKLHVFGIHEAAIGEKIGHMMTPESKPSVGTMVNEGTITLRIAAEAEDKTRAGKALDDAETRIRRLLGDAVYGTGDDTLEGVVAALLKKHKKTIAVAESCTGGLVGNYLTDVPGASGYLLEDMVTYTYRSKSRLTGLPESEIDKKGAVNARTAKMMAKSIREKAGADLGLSITGAAGPTSRHPKERVGLVYCAIATRDGVKSKKFQFHGTRKWIKLMAAKSALNMLRLKLLAL, from the coding sequence ATGAAGACAGCAGAGATAATCACTACGGGCAGTGAACTCGTACAGGGCGACGTAGTAAACACCAACGCCACCTACCTGGCCGAAGAACTCACATGGCTCGGCCTGATCATTCTCCACCATACCACCGTACCCGACGAACTCGCGGCAATAAGCTCCGCCGTGGAACGGGCCCTTGAGAGGGCCGATCTTGTCGTAATTACCGGGGGCATCGGCCCTACACGCGACGACGTCACCCGGAACGCCGTTGCAACGGCCACGGGCAGGACGCTGATAAGGGATGAGACAGCCCTCGCCCAGATAAAGGAGACCTTCCGCTGCCGGCAGGCGGACATGCCGTCTTCCAACATCCGCCAGGCCATGATGCCGGTGGGCTCTATCGTCATAACGAACAGGATAGGCACGGCGCCCGGTTTCTCCCTCAGGCACAACAACAGGGAGATTATCTGCATGCCGGGTGTACCGATAGAAATGAAATGGATGTTCCGGGACTGGGTGCGTCCACACCTGCGCGCGGAGATACAGAGCACAATAGCCCGGCTCCATAGAAAGCTCCATGTCTTTGGAATCCACGAGGCCGCTATAGGCGAGAAGATAGGACACATGATGACACCCGAATCAAAGCCCTCCGTCGGCACAATGGTGAATGAAGGCACAATTACGCTGCGGATTGCGGCGGAGGCGGAGGACAAGACAAGGGCGGGAAAGGCCCTGGACGACGCAGAGACCCGGATACGCCGCCTCCTGGGAGACGCCGTCTACGGCACCGGTGACGACACCCTCGAAGGCGTGGTGGCCGCGTTACTAAAGAAACACAAGAAGACCATCGCAGTGGCAGAATCCTGCACCGGCGGATTGGTGGGGAATTACCTCACCGACGTACCGGGGGCGTCAGGCTATCTCCTTGAAGACATGGTCACCTATACATACCGTTCCAAGTCCCGTCTCACGGGACTACCGGAAAGCGAGATAGACAAGAAGGGCGCGGTCAACGCCAGAACCGCGAAGATGATGGCCAAATCCATCAGAGAGAAGGCGGGCGCAGACCTGGGCCTGTCCATAACCGGCGCCGCGGGCCCTACAAGCCGGCATCCGAAGGAACGCGTCGGTCTTGTGTACTGTGCCATTGCCACACGGGACGGGGTAAAATCCAAAAAATTCCAGTTCCACGGCACCCGGAAATGGATAAAACTCATGGCCGCCAAATCAGCCCTGAATATGCTGCGGTTGAAACTGCTGGCTCTATAA
- the obgE gene encoding GTPase ObgE: protein MYTLGEHTHCSPFFYHLKMFIDEAIIYVAGGDGGHGCVSFRREKFVPKGGPDGGHGGKGGDVILHTNEAIDTLMDITSRVKYVAENGRHGEGANRHGRSGKDLIIALPVGTVVRDRDSGLVLKDLTEPGQSVRIARGGGGGKGNKFFATSTNRTPRTAESGKKGQERWLKLELKLVADVGIIGMPNAGKSTLLSRISKAHPKVAEYPFTTLYPHLGIVEIGEYRRIVVADLPGLIQGAHTGVGLGDKFLRHVERTRLLIHLIDIAPRDDTDPAEAYRTIRKELKHHNPELARKGEIIVLNKIDLVDKAHREKTAKSMEKALSQPVYTISSKTGSNLKTLLNVIAETLKTLPCETRSQETATT, encoded by the coding sequence TTGTACACACTAGGGGAGCACACACACTGCTCCCCTTTTTTCTACCACCTCAAGATGTTTATAGATGAAGCTATAATCTATGTCGCGGGAGGCGATGGCGGCCACGGCTGCGTGAGTTTCAGGCGGGAGAAGTTCGTGCCGAAAGGCGGCCCCGATGGCGGGCACGGAGGGAAAGGCGGCGACGTAATACTCCATACGAACGAAGCAATAGACACACTCATGGACATTACCTCCAGGGTAAAATACGTTGCAGAGAACGGCCGCCACGGAGAGGGCGCAAACAGGCACGGCCGCTCGGGGAAAGACCTGATTATCGCGCTCCCTGTAGGCACGGTTGTCAGGGACAGAGACAGCGGCCTGGTGCTAAAAGACCTAACTGAACCGGGGCAGTCTGTGCGCATCGCCAGGGGAGGCGGGGGCGGTAAAGGGAACAAATTCTTTGCCACCTCAACCAACAGGACGCCGCGCACGGCCGAAAGTGGCAAAAAAGGCCAGGAACGCTGGCTCAAACTGGAACTAAAGCTTGTCGCCGACGTCGGCATTATAGGTATGCCCAACGCAGGGAAATCTACCCTGCTTTCCCGCATATCCAAGGCACACCCGAAGGTCGCCGAATATCCGTTTACAACACTCTATCCCCATCTGGGCATTGTAGAGATAGGTGAATACCGGAGGATAGTGGTGGCAGACCTGCCCGGGCTCATCCAGGGTGCCCACACCGGCGTAGGCCTCGGAGACAAGTTCCTTCGCCACGTAGAACGTACAAGGCTGCTGATACACCTGATTGACATAGCCCCCAGGGACGACACGGACCCCGCTGAAGCCTATCGTACCATAAGAAAAGAGCTCAAGCACCACAACCCTGAACTCGCGAGAAAAGGGGAAATAATTGTCCTCAACAAAATAGACCTTGTAGATAAGGCCCACCGTGAGAAAACGGCCAAATCGATGGAGAAGGCCCTATCACAACCTGTCTACACCATTTCCTCCAAGACAGGAAGCAACCTTAAAACCCTTCTTAACGTAATAGCCGAGACACTCAAGACATTACCCTGTGAAACACGGTCTCAGGAAACCGCAACCACATAA